In Phyllostomus discolor isolate MPI-MPIP mPhyDis1 chromosome 2, mPhyDis1.pri.v3, whole genome shotgun sequence, the following are encoded in one genomic region:
- the GYS2 gene encoding glycogen [starch] synthase, liver, with amino-acid sequence MLRGRSLSVTSLGGLPQWEVEELPVEDLLLFEVAWEVTNKVGGIYTVIQTKARVTADEWGDNYFLIGPYFEQNMKTQVEQCEPANEAVRRAVDTMNKHGCQVHFGRWLIEGSPYVVLFDIGSSAWNLDRWKGDLWEACSVGIPYHDREANDMLIFGSLTAWFLKEVTDHAEGKHVIAQFHEWQAGTGLILSRARKLPIATIFTTHATLLGRYLCAANIDFYNHLDKFNIDKEAGERQIYHRYCMERAAVHCAHVFATVSEITAIEAEHMLKRKPDVITPNGLNVKKFSAVHEFQNLHAMYKARIQDFVRGHFYGHLDFDLEKTLFLFIAGRYEFSNKGADIFLESLSRLNFLLRMHKSDVTVVVFFIMPAKTNNFNVETLKGQAVRKQLWDIAHSVKERFGKKLYDALLKGEIPDMNNILDRDDLTIMKRAIFSTQRQSLPPVTTHNMMDDSTDPILSTIRRIGLFNNRADRVKVILHPEFLSSTSPLLPMDYEEFVRGCHLGVFPSYYEPWGYTPAECTVMGIPSVTTNLSGFGCFMQEHVADPTAYGIYIVDRRFRSPDDSCNQLTQFLYGFCKQSRRQRIIQRNRTERLSDLLDWRYLGRYYQHARHLTLSRAFPDKFHMEPTSPPTTEGFKYPRPSSVPPSPSGSQASSPQSSDVEDEGEDDRYDEEEEAERDRLNIKSPFSLGRVPYGKKKLHGEYKN; translated from the exons ttgGTGGCATCTATACTGTGATTCAGACAAAGGCCAGAGTAACAGCAGATGAATGGGGAGACAATTATTTCCTGATTGGCCCCTATTTTGAGCAAAATATGAAGACTCAGGTGGAACAGTGTGAACCTGCTAACGAGGCTGTTAGAAGAGCAGTGGACACAATGAACAAGCATGGCTGCCAG GTACATTTTGGAAGATGGCTGATTGAAGGAAGTCCTTACGTGGTGCTCTTTGACATAGGGTCTTCGGCTTGGAATTTGGACAGGTGGAAGGGTGACCTCTGGGAAGCATGCAGTGTCGGCATCCCTTATCATGACCGAGAAGCCAACGATATGCTGATATTTGGATCTTTAACTGCCTGGTTCTTAAAAGAG GTGACAGACCATGCGGAAGGTAAACATGTCATTGCCCAATTCCACGAATGGCAGGCTGGAACTGGACTGATTCTTTCTCGAGCCCGGAAACTTCCTATTGCTACAATTTTTACTACTCATGCCACACTGCTTGGGCGGTATCTCTGTGCAGCAAACATTGATTTTTATAACCATCTTGATAAG TTTAACATAGACAAAGAGGCCGGGGAGAGGCAGATCTACCACCGGTACTGCATGGAGCGGGCCGCGGTCCACTGTGCCCACGTGTTCGCCACGGTCTCGGAAATAACAGCGATAGAGGCGGAACACATGCTGAAGAGAAAGCCTG ATGTAATTACTCCAAATGGCTTGAATGTTAAGAAATTTTCAGCAGTACATGAGTTTCAAAATCTACATGCAATGTACAAAGCTAGGATACAAGATTTTGTTCGAGGTCATTTTTATGG tcatCTGGACTTTGATCTTGAAAAgactttgttccttttcattgctgggAGGTACGAGTTTTCAAACAAAGGAGCTGACATCTTCCTAGAGTCCTTATCCAGGCTAAATTTCCTGCTGAGG ATGCATAAAAGTGACGTCACTGTGGTGGTGTTTTTCATCATGCCTGCCAAGACAAATAATTTCAATGTGGAAACCCTGAAAGGCCAGGCAGTGCGAAAACAGCTATG GGACATTGCCCATTCTGTGAAGGAAAGGTTTGGAAAGAAACTCTATGATGCCTTATTAAA AGGAGAAATTCCTGATATGAACAATATTTTGGATCGAGATGATCTAACAATTATGAAAAGAGCCATCTTTTCAACTCAG CGACAGTCTTTGCCCCCAGTGACCACTCACAACATGATGGATGACTCCACGGACCCCATCCTCAGCACCATCAGACGGATTGGGCTCTTCAACAACCGTGCCGACAGAGTCAAG gtgATTTTGCACCCAGAGTTCCTATCTTCCACCAGCCCCTTGTTACCCATGGATTATGAAGAGTTCGTCCGAGGTTGTCATCTTGGAGTATTTCCATCATACTATGAGCCGTGGGGTTATACTCCAG CCGAGTGTACTGTCATGGGTATCCCCAGTGTGACAACCAACCTCTCTGGCTTTGGCTGTTTTATGCAGGAGCACGTGGCTGATCCTACTGCATATG GTATTTACATTGTTGACAGGCGGTTCCGCTCCCCAGACGATTCTTGCAATCAGCTGACTCAGTTTCTCTATGGATTTTGCAAACAGTCACGCCGCCAAAGAATTATCCAGAGGAACCGAACTGAGAGGCTCTCAGATCTTCTGGACTGGAGATACTTAGGCAGA TATTATCAGCATGCCAGGCACCTGACATTAAGCAGAGCCTTTCCAGATAAGTTCCATATGGAACCCACATCACCACCAAcg ACAGAGGGATTTAAATATCCCAGGCCTTCCTCAGTACCACCTTCTCCTTCGGGGTCTCAGGCATCCAGTCCTCAGAGCAGTGATGTGGAAGACGAAGGTGAAGATGACAGAtatgatgaggaagaggaggccgAAAGGGATCGGCTAAATATTAAGTCACCATTTTCTCTGGGTCGTGTTccttatgggaaaaaaaagctACATGGTGAATATAAGAACTGA
- the SPX gene encoding spexin isoform X1 codes for MEPSSGPFWLSRGLRPERPKPGSPVPAAVSQLPGAEAARREAAAVYLGSSGDWRALSRMCRLCRGAPLHLLRPESEEGPLGPAAAGKAKSKWPTSNSSRGSSSAVGFLAEATKS; via the exons ATGGAGCCATCCTCCGGTCCCTTCTGGCTGAGCCGTGGGTTGCGCCCCGAGCGCCCGAAACCTGGCAGCCCAGTGCCGGCCGCCGTGTCCCAGCTTCCCGGCGCGGAGGCCGCAAGGCGCGAGGCGGCTGCGGTTTATCTCGGATCGTCCGGAGACTGGCGGGCGCTGAGCCGCATGTGTCGTCTTTGCAGAGGGGCGCCGCTTCATCTCCTCCGACCAGAGTCGGAGGAAGGACCTCTCGGACCGGCCGCCGCAGG aaaggCGAAGTCCAAATGGCCTACTTCTAACTCTTCCAGAGGCAGCAGCTCTGCTGTTGGCTTCCTTGCAGAAGCCACAAAAAG ctaG
- the SPX gene encoding spexin isoform X2 has protein sequence MFSFMGNSSSAPQRLLERRNWTPQAMLYLKGAQGRRFISSDQSRRKDLSDRPPQERRSPNGLLLTLPEAAALLLASLQKPQKAREENFDQTRFLDDSLLNW, from the exons atgttttctttcatggGAAATTCCAGTAGTGCACCCCAG AGACTCTTGGAGAGAAGGAACTGGACTCCTCAAGCTATGCTTTACCTGAAGGGTGCAC AGGGGCGCCGCTTCATCTCCTCCGACCAGAGTCGGAGGAAGGACCTCTCGGACCGGCCGCCGCAGG aaaggCGAAGTCCAAATGGCCTACTTCTAACTCTTCCAGAGGCAGCAGCTCTGCTGTTGGCTTCCTTGCAGAAGCCACAAAAAG ctaGAGAAGAGAACTTTGATCAAACCAGATTCCTGGATGACAGTCTGCTAAACTGGTGA